A window from Candidatus Nitrospira neomarina encodes these proteins:
- a CDS encoding DUF3147 domain-containing protein, giving the protein MSEWVRYGLYFVLGGTLVSVSTYLGSHGRGFLAALASTLPVISGVTFILIFINAGSAPTISFAKHMIWLSPPWFMYVGTMIAFVPKLGFWPAYGLAIGIYLAGVGLTRLLLTS; this is encoded by the coding sequence ATGTCGGAATGGGTCAGATATGGGTTGTACTTTGTCCTGGGTGGAACATTAGTGAGTGTCTCAACCTATCTGGGAAGTCATGGGAGAGGGTTCCTGGCTGCCTTGGCCAGCACTCTGCCGGTCATCAGTGGAGTGACCTTTATCCTCATCTTCATCAATGCCGGATCGGCTCCAACCATTTCATTTGCCAAACACATGATTTGGCTTTCTCCCCCATGGTTTATGTATGTGGGAACGATGATTGCGTTTGTCCCCAAGTTAGGATTTTGGCCGGCATATGGGTTGGCCATCGGGATATACTTGGCGGGAGTAGGGTTGACCCGACTATTACTTACCTCATAG
- a CDS encoding DUF6941 family protein, whose protein sequence is MGEFIKPIIHAFLVCDTIIIDSLTGKKSIIGAFTHLWAKTFPCQHPQVGVYFSLTDAEGRYAFEIQLVYLDQDQIVGKGSLPPIDISNRLTTQDFGVNIPYLVFPGPGRYEFRLYADGHFITQKDFQVIQQETSPKPPS, encoded by the coding sequence ATGGGAGAATTCATCAAACCGATCATCCACGCATTTTTAGTGTGTGACACCATTATCATTGATAGTCTGACAGGGAAAAAAAGCATCATCGGGGCCTTTACCCATCTCTGGGCCAAGACATTTCCATGCCAGCACCCACAAGTCGGCGTGTATTTTTCGCTCACCGATGCGGAAGGCCGGTACGCATTCGAAATCCAACTGGTGTACCTTGATCAAGATCAGATTGTCGGCAAGGGTTCCCTCCCGCCAATTGACATTTCCAACCGGTTAACGACCCAGGACTTCGGCGTGAATATCCCGTATCTCGTGTTTCCAGGGCCTGGACGGTATGAGTTTCGTCTGTATGCCGATGGTCATTTCATTACCCAAAAGGACTTTCAGGTAATTCAACAAGAAACTTCTCCGAAACCCCCGTCATAA